A genomic segment from Nicotiana sylvestris chromosome 1, ASM39365v2, whole genome shotgun sequence encodes:
- the LOC138884943 gene encoding uncharacterized protein: MKAQALADHLDENQIDDEYQPLRTYFLDEEVNSVEAIFEDIHAWKMFFDGAVNAKGVGIGAILISPTSQHYQATAWLRFFCTNNTAEYEACIMGINMAIDQNVEELLIMGDSDLIIRQAQGEWETRDVKLIPYKKHVEDLSKRFMSIEFKYIPRCHNELADALATLASMLPYPGNAHIDPLEIQIRERHGYCNTIEAAPNTQPWYHVIKKFLKTQEYPEKASGDQKRTIRWHTSGFFLSGDVL, from the coding sequence atgaaagcccaggcattagcggaTCATTTGGATGAGAACCAGATTGATGATGAGTACCAACCTTTGAGAACTTACTTCCTAGATGaagaagtaaattcagttgaggcaatattTGAAGACAttcatgcttggaaaatgttctttgatggggcggtaaacgcaaaaggtgttggaattggggcaattttgatctcacccactagTCAGCACTATCAAGCCACAGCTTGGCttcggttcttctgtacaaacaacaccgccgagtatgaagcttgcattatgggtataaacatggcaatcgaccaaaaTGTCGAAGAGTTGTTGATCATGGGAGACTCAgatctgattatccggcaagcccaaggagaatgggaaacccgagatgttAAGCTTATCCCTTACAAGAAGCATGTGGAAGACCTCAGCAAGCGATTCATGTCAATAGAGTTCAAGTACATTCCTCGGTGTCACAACGAATTAGCCgacgcacttgctactttggcctcaatGCTGCCGTATCCAGGCAATGCTCACATAGATCCCTTGGAAATTCAAATccgggaaaggcatggttattgtaatACAATTGAAGCAGCACCAAATACCCAACCATGGTACCATGTCATCAAAAAGTTTCTGAAAACTCAAGAATACCCCGAgaaagccagtggagaccaaaagagaaccattagatggCACacgagtggtttctttttgagtggggATGTCTTGTAA